The genomic stretch gACATCTCCTTTTCAAATTGGCAAATTTGTCCCAAGCTCTTTCATTGATTGATCGACCCATCTATCCAGCTCCGGGACCCCCGCCTCGTTGCGCCGGGGCCTATCACGGCTTGAGAAATGATGGAACCGTCGATCTCGCAATGAGTTCCTATTCCCCGTTCCGTGGCTGTGTCTGTTTGCAAAATCAGCCGCGGAACGAGTTCCCCCCTCCCGATGTGTTTTCTACAATCGTTTCTCCCGATTGCTTGATCGGCGACTAGGAAGATGCAGAAGAGGTTGATGTAGAGAGATGTTTTGGGCAGATCCTGCGAAGAGATATTATGCGATTGCACTGTCCATTATTTAATTGGGTGTCTAAAGCTGGATCCAATAATCAAAAGTTAGCCAAGATAAGAGTATTGATGAGGATgtgaacatcttttttttttactgatatCCCACATTCAAATAGCTTCCTTTCCTGCATTTGCCTATTTTGCTCACATCCCAATCttgtattctctctctctctctctctctctccagaacATCCAACGTCGGCCCCTGAATCATACGAAGACCGTGATCAAGGAGGACAAAAAGATGTCAGGCTCGTCTCACTCGATCTCGTTCTgactctttctctttctctctctctctctggatctTGAGCTTCAATAAAAGGCCACTGCACCACCGATAATTCCCCTTCAGGATTCTTCGGATGAGCTAGTGGAACTCTCTGATTCTGACAGACCAGTAGATTTTCATGGGTCGCTTTTCAAATCGATTGAAGAGTACATGCACATGCTAAAGTTTTGCCTTTTCCATGACAACTTCTTTATTGATAATTCTGCAGAGATCCCTGTAAATCGGTGCTAAGCTGTGACTCCGCAAGATTCTTGACTCAGGGATTGGTGAAATTCTTCTTCCAGGTTCTTATTCAACTCAATCCTGTCCTCCTCAACTGGAGTTTCATCTATTTGATCACCTTCAGTACAATCGGTTTTCCTTGTTCCTTTTTAGGCGGGGCGTGCAGTGATTGATGGAGGACAAGAATGGTTACTCTTACCAGGGCAGTGGTCTGTGGAGATCCTTAAGAGATGGCGACTTTGAAGAATCGGATATGTGGGATGTTCTTGACGACAAAAGAGATTACAGCCCAAGATTGCACTGCACCTCCGAACCTGCCGGGGCTTACTCAAGCCGCATCCCGAGATACTCTGCTGCAGAAATGGTCCCGAGAGCAagcagcggcagcagcagcGGTTCGacccccgaacccaaaatcatTCAGCAATCGGCGCCTGTCAATGTTCCAAACTGGTCACATATTAAGAGGCGAAATGccaaatccaagaaagctttcGAAAAGCCATCCCGGAGAGGAAACGACAGTGATGGCGATGATGAAACCGACGACAACGACGTGCACGAGGGAGGAGGGAGTGACGGCGATGAGGATGAGAACGATCATAAGATGCCGCCGCATGAATTTATAGCTTCCAGGCTTGCAAGGAGTCATATATCCTCGTTCTCGGTTTTCGAAGGGGTTGGGAGGACTCTTAAGGGGAGGGATCTCAGCAAAGTGAGGAATGCTGTTCTGACCAAAACTGGGTTTCTTGAATCACCTTGATAAGAAATATGGAGATTTCTTAGCGAGTTGAAACGTCATGTCATTGATTGTTAAGGTAAAAACTCATATTTTCAGAGTTGTGGTGTGGCCTTCTGAGTTCATTTTAGAGTGGACATATAAGAGTATCCATTTACATGTATTAGTCTCCATTTATGTGAAAGTTTGGATCAATCCTGTGAAGGGGTAGTGAACTCTTTTTCATCCCCTGATCATTTGGAGGAGAAGAAGCAACCCCATCACAGCAATCAATTGCTGCATTTCTGCATATTTCTATTCAGTTTCGTCACCTATATGCTGAAAAATCAAATAGTGGGGCTCACTTCAAGAACATTCAAACACACAGATTGTTCCGGGATTAGACATCTCAGTTCTCCGTTCCCGGGAGCCTCTGTTAAGACTTAAGGGGTCATAGTGTAATCGGTCTACTCGGCCTAGACCTTGGTAGAGATTTCGCCACGGAGACTAAGGgagtgaatgataaccattctgtttcgtAAATAgatttctggctagaaatagttttttctatttctgtttctgaatgagattttgagcaaaaaaatgtgtttgataacaatAAATTCTGAAAAATGTATCGGCCGGCCGACGGTGGGGGGTGGCTGGGGTGATTGACAACAGCGGCGGCGACAACCGGCGATGGCCGCCGGGGGGAGTTGTTGACCAGCGGTGGCGGGtgtttgagaaaaagtgagatttctatttctgtttctcggaaaagtagaaaattattgtttctcatttcttcttcaaatctatttttgaaacaattttttattttagaaatagaaaaatagaattacgttaccaaacgagtttctgttccagaaataggtttggaacagaaattttgtttctgGATGGATTTCATGCACCCCCTAATTTATCCTGCACTTGTTGCAAGATGCATGGTGCCGGCCAAATTTTAATCTTTCCCTTGCAATATCTGGTGCAGACATGCGGGACTAATTTGCTATCCCTCATTCcatgtaatttctttatctttttgctCGTGTGGATGAATGCCTATGACTCAGCTGACGTGTGGAAAGCGAGGACGATCTCACTATCAGATACTTCAAGAAGGCTCAAAGCATACTAGCATATGAGACAGGTTTCTCTGTCAATCTGGTATGCGCTTCAGAATCCATGTTACTCTCACAGGTTGGACTTGTTCTAGCTTCATGTGCGAGGCCACATAACAAATTCCATGGCGCTTCACATCTCTTCAACATAAGATCCCTTTTGTGGTTGACGAGCGGGGTACGCATATGTTTGCCAGCAATGCTAGGGGTGGATCGATGAATTCACAATGCGAGCAGTTTCCATTCTACACCGGAGCTGTACTGATATCTTCAACAAAGATGGATATGGCGACACAAATGTGCCGGGCAATCCAGAGAATAGCAGACAGAAAATGCAGAAATCACAAACATCTGCAGCGTGCAAGCACCGTTCTTAACAGGCCCCGAGGCTTCCAATTTGCCTCTAGGATTCATCAGACTCTCTGTCTCATCCTTTCGAGAGGCATGGGAGTTCCAAACTTTTTTCTCAGATTTGGGTTGCCTGCGCTGGTCCCTGAATCACGGCCCGGTAATTGATTAAAGGAGAGCCGTCTGTTAGCGCCACGAACTGAAAGAGATATGCCAACTGCCTCTTCGTATTTTTCTGTATCAACTTGAGATTCCCTTGTGTTCTTTGACGGCACGATGTCATTTTCATGCAGGTTTTTCCTCAGCtgagtatcttttttttttttgtggttttttttttgtgccgatCAATGCCAGGGGTGTGAAAAGACTGATTGGCAAGATTGATTTTAATGTGGGATGGAGATTATTTAAATAAGCGGGATATTATTGAACACACAATGAATGTTTATGATATCATTATAACAATCTTTTCTCTCCGATCGTGTTGCACCATTCGAAGTTAATAAAAGATTAAGTTTTGAGTCAATTTTCGCGGCATCTTGACTTAAATTACCTCTCGGATCTCGAGTCGAGTCAGAAAAATTTATTCATCCTAGCTAGGTCATTAGTTACTGTTTTCTCGATAAAAGATTAAGTTTTGAGTCAATTTTCGCACCTTCTAGACTTAAATTACCTCCCAGGTCCTGAGTCGAGTCAGAGAAATTTATTCATCGTAGCTAGGTCCTAAGAGATTTCCTCGAGCAAACTTGAATCTGAGGCTTCATGCTTCTTAAGATGCAGAGTCTCGACCATTTTATCAAGCGAAGTTAGTTTCATGGCCTTATTATCGCTATTAGTAGTATGGTTAAATTGATACTTACGTTACCACGATGAGCCCTTCTCATAAACTAGATGAAAAGTCAAATTGTgactaaataaagaaaataaaaaaaatagcaaaaaaaaaaaaaaacgatactTTCCAATAAATTCGTGATCATTGGACCTTAAAATGGTGGTCATGATATGTAAAGTTTGCACGTCTGGTTAGACACCTTAAAATGGTGGTCATGACACGTA from Rhodamnia argentea isolate NSW1041297 chromosome 2, ASM2092103v1, whole genome shotgun sequence encodes the following:
- the LOC115735544 gene encoding uncharacterized protein LOC115735544: MEDKNGYSYQGSGLWRSLRDGDFEESDMWDVLDDKRDYSPRLHCTSEPAGAYSSRIPRYSAAEMVPRASSGSSSGSTPEPKIIQQSAPVNVPNWSHIKRRNAKSKKAFEKPSRRGNDSDGDDETDDNDVHEGGGSDGDEDENDHKMPPHEFIASRLARSHISSFSVFEGVGRTLKGRDLSKVRNAVLTKTGFLESP